The Spirochaetales bacterium DNA segment TTTTTCAACGTCCACGCTGATCGATGTATAACGGTCGTAAAGGATTTGCATGCGCTTTTCACATTCAGCCAGTGAGAGTTCGTCGTCTTCGTCCATGGCCCGGTAAAGAAGGGTGAGGGGGAAAATGGACTCCAGCAGACCTATTTTCTCTTTCAATTGCTTAGCGTATCGAAGCAGATCCCTCATGGATGAGAAACTGTCCTGATTGAGTATTTCCGGTTTCCCGTAGTGAACCACGATATCGAGTTTCGCATCGTGATGAGTATGGCTGAATCGCGGATAATTGAAATAGGTGAAATGCTGTTCCCGGATATACCGGATCACTTTTTGTATCTTTCCGTTTTTTGCCGGATGGACTATGTAGGGAGCATCCGGCACTTTTGAATACGAGATATTGACAGGTGTTACATAGAGTTTGGTGGATGATATTTTCGTGAGCGCTTTGAGTTTGTCGAAAAAAATATAGCTGATATTCCGTAATTTTCCCGTTTTCGTTCTTCCTCCGCTTCGGGTGCGTGTTGCCGGGTTTTTTTCCTGTTCAGCGTAAATGATCATGTCTTTTTTAATTGAATTGCCGTCGCTACCGTTGAACATTTCCTGTTTCATATAAGCGGGAAATACTTCATTGATATATCGTTTTTTCGTGAGAAAGACCTTCGAATACCCCTTTTTTTTAATCACCGCGTCTTCCCGGAGAAACATGACCGCGCCGTATTTTCTTATAAAATCACCGAAGCCCGATATGAAAAGGTTGTTGCCGGCCAGAAACATGACATTCGGATTAATCAATTTGTTATGCATCGGTTGCTGTATCGCATAATCGAAGAGGCTTCTGTGCCGCGGAACAATCAATTCAACTGCGTCATTCGTCTGCGCAAGCTTAATGTGAGGGGCGATTCCTTTCATAACGAGTTCGGAGTAGAGGGAATCGACCCCTTCCCCATTGAGCTTGAGGATGTCCTCGGATACCCTCGAGATGTGCTCCTCCTCGAAAATGGTGCCGGTAAGATAGATATACGGCTTTGTCGTTGGTATAAAATTCTGATCTATTTCATGTCCGATATACGGAAAATAATCCTCTGTTTTTTCAAGCTCTTTCATCTATTCTCCTTAAGCAAACATTGGTGCTGTTATTTCTCAGTATGAGAACCATACAATGAATCGAAATATTATTCTATCTTTTTTGCTAAAAAAGTATCGTGATTCCGATGATAGTCAATAACATACGCATATGAACCGGAAACCCTTTGAACAAAAAGGGCGAAGCACTTTCCGGCCGGGGATGTATGTTTCGAGTGCTCATATAAATCCCGGTTGCAGAAATCGATTGCCGTTTTGAAAAACTGATAGTGCATCCGATCTCAAAAAGAGAACCGCCTGCAAGTTATTCTTTTGAAGATTTGAGGCTTTCTGGCATTTTATTGCCAGGCACTTGACTTATCTTTTATATTGTGTGTAAAATCTTTCATATTTTCTTGTGAGGGTAAATAAAATGGCAAAGGGTTTTACGCTGGAAATCAATCCTGTCGTTTATATTGCGAAGTACCGTGAAGATGGGAAATGGGACGAACAATACATCGAGAAACCCCATCTTGGGCGTGAAGATGAAAACAGGATGACGGATGAGAAAAAAGCAGAATTATTGGAAAAACGCAATTCCTTCCCGGAGCTGCCGCTTGTCAATTACACGACACAGTATGGATTCGGCTGTTTTGAAGGACTGAAGGCGTTCCCTCAAAAAGACGGCGGTCTCAGACTCTTCCG contains these protein-coding regions:
- a CDS encoding 1-acyl-sn-glycerol-3-phosphate acyltransferase, which encodes MKELEKTEDYFPYIGHEIDQNFIPTTKPYIYLTGTIFEEEHISRVSEDILKLNGEGVDSLYSELVMKGIAPHIKLAQTNDAVELIVPRHRSLFDYAIQQPMHNKLINPNVMFLAGNNLFISGFGDFIRKYGAVMFLREDAVIKKKGYSKVFLTKKRYINEVFPAYMKQEMFNGSDGNSIKKDMIIYAEQEKNPATRTRSGGRTKTGKLRNISYIFFDKLKALTKISSTKLYVTPVNISYSKVPDAPYIVHPAKNGKIQKVIRYIREQHFTYFNYPRFSHTHHDAKLDIVVHYGKPEILNQDSFSSMRDLLRYAKQLKEKIGLLESIFPLTLLYRAMDEDDELSLAECEKRMQILYDRYTSISVDVEKVSQRQGEMMSVEEIIEKSMRGININPPFHIPGVKGNRFLTCRTGRIHSHDMNLQTWYGNTIRHLDPQ